In the genome of Sciurus carolinensis chromosome 3, mSciCar1.2, whole genome shotgun sequence, one region contains:
- the LOC124979451 gene encoding general vesicular transport factor p115-like has product MNFLRGVMGGQSAGPQHTEAETIQKVCDRVASSTLLDDRRNAVRALKSLSKKYRLEVGIQAMEHLIHVLQTDRSDSEIIGYALDTLYNIISNDEEEEVEENSTRQSEDLGSQFTEIFIKQQENVTLLLSLLEEFDFHVRWPGVKLLTSLLKQLGPQVQQIILVSPMGVSRLMDLLADSREVIRNDGVLLLQALTRSNGAIQKIVAFENAFERLLDIITEEGNSDGGIVVEDCLILLQNLLKNNNSNQNFFKEGSYIQRMKPWFEVGDENSGWSAQKVTNLHLMLQLVRVLVSPTNPPGATSSCQKAMFQCGLLQQLCTILMATGVPADILTETINTVSEVIRGCQVNQDYFASVNAPSNPPRPAIVVLLMSMPRRRPAAPRSNRLLLSNSVRDALPSPLQLPGNNAPRSPPPPANR; this is encoded by the exons ATGAATTTCCTCCGCGGGGTAATGGGGGGACAGAGTGCCGGACCCCAACACACAGAAGCCGAGACG ATTCAAAAAGTTTGTGACCGAGTAGCTTCATCTACTTTACTGGATGATCGAAGAAATGCTGTGCGTGCCCTCAAATCATTATCTAAGAAATACCGCTTAGAAGTGGGTATTCAAGCTATGGAACATCTTATCCATGTTTTACAAACAGATCGTTCGGATTCTGAAATAATAGGTTATGCTTTGGACACACTGTATAATATAATATCtaatgatgaagaagaagaagtagaagaaaattcCACAAGACAGAGTGAGGATTTGGGAAGCCAGTTTACAGAAATTTTCATTAAGCAGCAAGAAAATGTCACTCTCCTGTTATCTTTATTGGAGGAGTTTGATTTCCATGTCCGTTGGCCTGGTGTGAAGCTTCTGACTTCTCTTTTAAAACAACTAGGGCCTCAGGTGCAACAGATTATTTTAGTCAGTCCAATGGGTGTTTCCAGACTAATGGACTTACTGGCAGATTCCAGGGAAGTTATACGTAATGATGGTGTGTTACTGCTACAGGCACTAACAAGAAGCAATGGAGCAATCCAGAAAATTGTtgcttttgaaaatgcttttgAGAGGCTACTGGACATTATTACAGAGGAGGGGAACAGTGATGGAGGTATAGTAGTCGAGGATTGTTTGATTCTGCTCCAAAACTTGTTAAAAAACaacaattccaatcaaaatttttttaaagaaggctcTTATATTCAACGTATGAAACCTTGGTTTGAAGTTGGAGATGAAAATTCTGGCTGGTCTGCACAGAAAGTGACCAATCTACATCTAATGCTACAGCTTGTTCGGGTACTAGTATCTCCTACCAACCCTCCTGGTGCTACCAGTAGCTGTCAGAAGGCTATGTTCCAGTGTGGGTTACTGCAGCAGCTTTGCACTATCCTAATGGCTACTGGAGTTCCTGCTGACATCCTGACTGAGACCATAAATACTGTATCGGAAGTTATTCGAGGATGCCAAGTAAACCAAGACTACTTTGCTTCTGTAAATGCACCTTCAAACCCACCAAGACCAGCAATTGTAGTACTTCTCATGTCCATg CCCCGCCGTCGCCCCGCCGCGCCGCGCTCCAACCGCCTCCTCCTCAGTAACTCGGTAAGAgatgccctcccctcccccctccagCTCCCCGGGAATAACGCGCCTcgctcccctcccccgcccgccAACCGGTAG